The following proteins come from a genomic window of Bactrocera tryoni isolate S06 chromosome 1, CSIRO_BtryS06_freeze2, whole genome shotgun sequence:
- the LOC120766749 gene encoding uncharacterized protein LOC120766749 yields MKRFLILVASALLLVQFSRALPHVKRESDDQLSTSELQNAQEQLMTSTFSEIGKLYKWILEEGSVVVNNAVKELNEIAVKDDLLQANITRMSKIGTEISQFKLESDDKSVTKLLEYMASFSTMIDDYEHMPNDSKLKITLKTALDNNGYNKFEDEFEMRVLELFKNFDHAYAEYVNTLTTEEKEKQSRFLQWHEAFTAETDNGKKLEKFDELFV; encoded by the exons ATGAAACGTTTCTTAATTCTCGTCGCTAGCGCTTTGTTGTTGGTGCAG TTCTCTCGAGCATTGCCGCATGTGAAACGTGAGTCCGACGATCAATTGTCCACATCTGAACTACAGAACGCTCAAGAGCAACTGATGACTTCTACCTTTAGCGAAATAGGTAAACTATACAAATGGATACTCGAGGAAGGCAGCGTAGTCGTCAATAACGCTGTTAAGGAACTCAATGAAATTGCAGTCAAAGATGATCTACTACAAGCGAATATCacacgcatgtctaaaatcggAACAGAGATTTCTCAATTCAAACTGGAATCGGACGATAAGAGCGTTACAAAACTTTTGGAATACATGGCTAGTTTCTCTACAATGATAGACGATTATGAGCACATGCCCAACGATTCGAAATTGAAAATCACTCTAAAGACAGCTTTAGATAATAACGGATACAATAAATTCGAGGACGAATTCGAAATGCGAGTCCTGGAGTTGTTTAAGAATTTCGACCATGCATATGCGGAATATGTGAACACTTTGACGACCGAAGAAAAGGAAAAGCAAAGCAGATTCCTTCAATGGCATGAAGCATTTACAGCCGAAACCGACAATGGAAAGAAACTTGAAAAGTTTGACGAACTGTTTGTTTAA
- the LOC120766638 gene encoding uncharacterized protein LOC120766638, translated as MKRIFIFIASALLLLQSSHAFPRTKRSAEAVLALFQNSSSEEVDPKVQLVVTTLNDLVQISKWVLEKGSVVVNNAVKELEALPVQDELLRANITRMSKIGTESAKFKPEEDGQSILKLLDYMVSFAEMMADYENMPDDSKQKAALKTALENNGYNKLEKDYEEKVVQLTKDFDQEFGKYVSGLTPAEKVDEAKLLKWYDDYKAETDEDKKFDKFGDFFDQIS; from the exons ATGAAGcggatatttatatttatcgcTAGCGCTCTACTGTTGCTGCAA TCATCGCACGCTTTTCCACGAACGAAACGTAGTGCTGAAGCTGTGCTTGCTCTCTTCCAAAACTCCTCCTCCGAAGAAGTGGATCCAAAAGTACAACTTGTGGTCACTACTTTGAACGATTTAGTACAAATATCGAAATGGGTGCTTGAAAAGGGTAGCGTAGTAGTTAATAATGCTGTTAAGGAACTGGAAGCTCTTCCAGTGCAAGATGAACTCCTGCGAGCAAACATAACACGCATGTCCAAAATTGGAACAGAGTCTGCTAAATTTAAGCCGGAAGAAGATGGGCAGAGCATCTTGAAGCTCTTAGATTATATGGTTAGTTTTGCCGAAATGATGGCGGACTATGAAAACATGCCTGACGATTCAAAGCAGAAGGCGGCATTGAAGACAGCTTTGGAAAATAATGGTTACAATAAGCTTGAGAAAGACTACGAGGAAAAAGTCGTACAACTCACTAAGGATTTCGACCAGGAATTCGGTAAATATGTCAGCGGACTAACACCAGCCGAAAAGGTGGATGAAGCCAAATTGCTGAAATGGTATGATGACTACAAAGCTGAAACTGATGAGGACAAGAAATTTGACAAATTCGGCGATTTCTTTGACCAAATATCCTAA